In one window of Saccharomyces paradoxus chromosome VII, complete sequence DNA:
- the PTI1 gene encoding cleavage polyadenylation factor subunit PTI1 (Essential component of CPF (cleavage and polyadenylation factor)~similar to YGR156W) has product MTDPRRRTGRHFLTPDNLSSTLQITNLPPEWNQDIITSVVAGSGPVIDIKPKNDPRTGKLTGVLFDYLTSKDCKRAWEILNRIENFPVKIEQIIPPNYKDHLRETANKNSQKQVLQLNRDSYPFEAGLELPFEMVTEVPIPRRPPPPQAASNTNSVSNNTNIQFPDILSKASKHLPSFQDGSIIAPDKISQNLSKIPPLQLIEIISNLKILANQENIQKSQLESFLNTNSDITISVTQALLEMGFIDYSVVTKVLKSQIGETPSMLSSNNTSNSNTPISVIRNNTPLHVPPNEASNNSNNIPLNVGMPMPMSTPPFIPLPLQQQPFGFVPPGPFMPSTQGPSMGQSVLINQLGQVQQQNVSSTEAPPNANKANDSGTINMAKLQLLPENQQDMIKQVLTLTPAQIQSLPSDQQLMVENFRKEYII; this is encoded by the coding sequence atGACAGATcccagaagaagaacaggTCGTCATTTCTTGACACCAGATAATTTATCCTCTACATTACAAATCACAAACTTACCTCCAGAATGGAACCAAGATATAATCACGTCGGTCGTGGCAGGTTCTGGTCCAGTTATAGATATAAAACCTAAGAATGACCCGAGAACTGGTAAACTAACTGGTGTACTGTTCGACTATTTGACTAGTAAAGATTGTAAACGTGCTTgggaaattttaaatagaattgaaaactttCCCGTAAAGATAGAGCAAATAATCCCACCAAATTATAAGGACCATCTTAGAGAAACAGCGAATAAAAATTCACAAAAGCAAGTGTTACAACTTAATAGAGATTCTTACCCCTTTGAAGCGGGTTTGGAGCTGCCTTTCGAAATGGTGACAGAAGTCCCCATTCCTAGGCGACCACCTCCGCCACAGGCTGCGAGTAACACCAACTCTGTATCAAATAACACAAACATTCAGTTCCCTGACATACTAAGTAAAGCATCTAAACACTTGCCAAGTTTCCAGGATGGCTCGATTATTGCTCCAGACAAGATTTCACAAAATTTAAGTAAAATTCCGCCGTTGCAACTTATTGAAATTATATCgaatttgaaaatactAGCAAACcaagaaaatatccaaaaatCACAACTAGAATCTTTCTTGAATACTAACAGTGATATTACAATATCCGTGACTCAAGCCCTACTAGAAATGGGATTTATAGACTACAGCGTGGTGACCAAAGTGTTGAAATCTCAAATTGGCGAGACTCCATCAATGCTTTCAAGTAACAATACAAGTAATTCGAACACACCTATTAGCGTAATCAGAAATAACACTCCGTTGCATGTACCTCCTAATGAAGCCAGCAATAATTCTAACAATATTCCACTGAACGTAGGTATGCCAATGCCTATGTCGACACCACCATTTATTCCTTTACCTctacaacaacaaccaTTCGGCTTTGTACCACCAGGCCCTTTCATGCCATCAACTCAAGGCCCCTCTATGGGACAGTCTGTACTGATAAATCAACTCGGCCAGGTTCAGCAACAGAATGTAAGTTCTACAGAAGCACCTCCTAACGCGAATAAAGCGAATGACAGTGGCACCATTAATATGGCGAAACTGCAGTTACTACCTGAAAATCAACAAGATATGATCAAACAAGTTCTCACTTTGACGCCTGCCCAGATCCAAAGTTTACCAAGTGATCAGCAACTTATGGTGGAAAACtttagaaaagaatatataatCTAA
- the CHO2 gene encoding phosphatidylethanolamine N-methyltransferase (Phosphatidylethanolamine methyltransferase (PEMT)~similar to YGR157W), which translates to MSSCKTTLSDMVGPVAKDRGTINVKARTRSSNVTFKPPVTHDMVRSLFDPTLKKSLLEKCIALAIISNFFICYWVYQKFGLQFTKYFFLVQYLFWRIAYNLGIGLVLHYQSHYETLTNCAKNHAIFSKISQNKDVSSNFSTNSNSFSEKFWNFIRKFCQYEIRSKMPKEYDLFAYPEEINVWLIFRQFVDLILMQDFVTYIIYVYLSIPYSWVQIFNWRSLLGVILILFNIWVKLDAHRVVKDYAWYWGDFFFLEESELIFDGVFNISPHPMYSIGYLGYYGLSLICNDYRVLLVSVFGHYSQFLFLKYVENPHIERTYGDGTDSDSQVNGRIDDLISKENYDYSRPLINMGLSFNNFNKLRFTDYFTIGTVVALTLGTVLNAKSVNLNYLFVVVFITKLVSWLFISTILYKQSKTKWFTRLFLENGYTQVYSYEQWQFIYNYYLVLTYSLMIIHTGLQIWSNFSNINNSQLIFGLILIALQTWCDKETRLAISDFGWFYGDFFLSNYISTRKLTSQGIYRYLNNPEAVLGVVGVWGTVLMTNFAVTNIILAVLWTLTNFILVKFIEAPHVNKIYGKTKRISGVGKTLLGLKPLRQVSDIVNRIENIIVKSLVDESKNSIGETELLPKNYQENKEWSILIQEAMDSVATRLSPYCELEIENEQIENNFVLPAPVSLNWKMPIELYNDDDWIGLYKVIDTRADREKTRVSSGGHWSATSKGTYMNNGLRHKESVTEISAAEKYVQGKVTFDTSLLYFENGIYEFRYHSGNTHKVLLISTPFEISLPVLNTETPELFEKDLAEFLTKVNVLKDGKFRPLGNKFFGMECLKQLIKISIGVELSSEYIRRVNGDAHVISHRAWDIKQTLDSLA; encoded by the coding sequence aTGTCCAGTTGTAAAACTACTTTGTCTGACATGGTTGGTCCTGTGGCAAAAGATAGGGGCACTATCAACGTCAAAGCCAGAACACGTTCAAGTAATGTAACTTTCAAACCGCCTGTAACCCACGATATGGTCCGCTCGCTCTTCGATCcaactttgaagaaatccTTGTTGGAAAAATGTATTGCATTAGCTATTATATcgaactttttcatttgttaTTGGGTCTACCAAAAGTTTGGTTTACAGTTTACtaaatacttttttctcGTACAGTATTTATTCTGGAGAATTGCCTATAATTTGGGTATTGGTCTTGTCCTGCATTACCAGTCGCATTATGAAACATTGACGAATTGCGCTAAAAACCATGCAATTTTTAGCAAGATATcacaaaataaagatgtTAGTTCGAATTTCTCAACAAATTCCAATTCgttttcagaaaaattttggaattttaTTAGAAAATTCTGTCAATATGAGATTAGGTCAAAAATGCCAAAGGAGTATGACCTATTTGCCTATCCGGAAGAAATCAACGTCTGGTTGATTTTCCGCCAATTTGTTGATTTAATCTTGATGCAAGATTTTGTGACCTATATTATTTACGTTTACCTCTCTATTCCGTATAGCTGGGTTCAAATCTTTAACTGGAGATCTTTGCTAGGTGTTATTCTAATTTTATTCAACATCTGGGTTAAGTTAGATGCGCATCGCGTGGTTAAGGATTATGCCTGGTACTGGggtgattttttctttttggaagaatCTGAATTGATTTTTGATGGTGTTTTCAACATCTCTCCCCATCCAATGTATTCTATTGGTTATCTGGGTTATTATGGCCTATCATTGATCTGTAATGACTACAGGGTTCTTCTGGTGTCCGTATTTGGCCATTATTCgcaatttttgtttttaaagTACGTTGAAAATCCTCACATTGAAAGAACTTATGGTGATGGCACTGATTCTGATTCCCAAGTGAATGGGAGGATTGATGATCTGATatccaaagaaaattacGACTATTCAAGGCCCTTGATCAACATGGGCCTTTCTTTTAACAACTTCAACAAATTAAGATTTACTGACTATTTCACAATTGGTACCGTTGTGGCACTTACGTTAGGAACAGTCCTAAATGCGAAATCTGTCAATTTAAATTACCTCTTTGTTGTCGTTTTCATAACAAAACTGGTTTCATGGTTGTTTATCTCGACCATATTGTACAAGCAATCCAAGACTAAATGGTTTACAAGACTGTTTTTGGAGAATGGTTACACACAAGTTTATTCCTATGAACAGTGGCAGTTTATTTACAACTATTATTTGGTGTTAACTTACTCGCTTATGATAATTCATACTGGCCTTCAAATTTGGAGTAACTTTTCTAACATAAACAATAGTCAATTAATTTTTGGTTTAATTCTTATTGCTTTACAAACATGGTGCGATAAAGAAACCAGATTAGCCATTTCTGATTTTGGTTGGTTCTATggtgattttttcttgagcAATTATATCTCAACTAGAAAATTAACTTCTCAAGGTATCTACAGATATTTGAATAACCCAGAAGCAGTATTAGGCGTTGTTGGAGTTTGGGGTACTGTATTGATGACTAATTTTGCGGTTACCAATATTATCCTGGCTGTTTTATGGACATTGACAaattttattcttgttaAGTTTATCGAAGCTCCTCACGTTAATAAGATATATGGTAAAACTAAACGTATTAGTGGTGTTGGGAAAACTTTACTAGGCTTGAAACCCCTGAGACAAGTTTCTGATATCGTCAATAGAATCGAAAACATTATAGTTAAATCGTTAGTTGatgaaagtaaaaattCCATTGGTGAGACAGAACTTTTGCCCAAAAACTATCAAGAGAATAAGGAATGGAGTATTTTAATTCAGGAAGCAATGGATAGCGTTGCGACAAGGTTAAGTCCATACTGTGAattggaaattgaaaacgaGCAGATAGAAAACAATTTTGTTCTACCTGCGCCAGTGAGTTTAAATTGGAAAATGCCCATTGAACTTtacaatgatgatgattgGATTGGCTTGTACAAAGTCATTGATACAAGGGCAGATCGTGAAAAGACAAGGGTTAGTTCAGGTGGTCATTGGAGTGCTACTTCCAAAGGTACATATATGAACAATGGATTAAGACATAAAGAATCTGTAACAGAAATTAGCGCAGCTGAAAAGTATGTTCAAGGTAAAGTGACATTTGATACGTCCTTACTTTactttgaaaatggtatttATGAATTTAGGTATCACTCTGGAAACACCCATAAGGTGCTATTGATTTCTACCccatttgaaatttcattGCCGGTATTAAATACTGAGACACCTGAACTGTTTGAGAAGGATTTGGCTGAGTTTTTGACGAAAGTCAACGTTTTGAAAGATGGCAAATTTCGTCCGTTAGGGAATAAGTTCTTTGGGATGGAATGCTTGAAGCAATTgatcaaaatttcaattggCGTCGAACTTTCGTCCGAGTATATAAGGAGAGTTAATGGTGACGCTCATGTTATTTCGCACCGCGCCTGGGATATAAAGCAAACGCTTGACAGTCTTGCATGA
- the MTR3 gene encoding exosome non-catalytic core subunit MTR3 (Exosome non-catalytic core component~similar to YGR158C): MNVQDRRRLLGPAAARPMAFSNTTTPVLEKKSTNAPPEDSESEQELSLHTGFIENCNGSALVEARSLRHQTSLITAVYGPRSIRGSFTSQGTISIQLKNGLLEKYNTNELKEVGSFLMGIFNSVINLSRYPKSGIDIFVYLTYDKHLPNNLLDDESQSKELIPQIASLIPHCITSITLALADAGIEIVDMVGAGEANGTVVSFIKNGEEIVGFWKDDGDHEDLLDCLDRCKEQYNCYRDLMISCLMKQKNLGTRSS, translated from the coding sequence atgaatgTTCAAGATAGAAGGAGGTTACTAGGTCCCGCTGCTGCCAGGCCAATGGCGTTTAGCAACACTACTACTCCTGTGCTAGAGAAGAAGTCGACAAATGCACCACCTGAAGACAGCGAAAGTGAACAGGAACTTTCTCTACACACCGGTTTCATTGAAAACTGTAACGGATCTGCATTAGTAGAAGCTAGGAGCTTAAGACATCAAACATCGCTGATTACCGCCGTTTATGGGCCACGCTCCATTAGAGGTTCCTTCACATCTCAAGGTACTATATCTATTCAATTGAAGAACGgtcttttggaaaaatatAACACAAATGAATTGAAGGAAGTTGGCAGTTTTTTAATGGGCATTTTCAATTCAGTAATCAACTTATCTCGCTATCCGAAGTCCGGCATcgatatttttgtttatttaaCTTATGATAAGCATCTTCCAAATAATCTCCTGGACGACGAATCGCAAAGCAAAGAGTTGATTCCTCAAATAGCATCTCTCATACCTCATTGCATCACTAGTATAACGCTAGCCTTAGCTGATGCCGGCATCGAAATAGTGGACATGGTAGGTGCCGGAGAGGCCAATGGCACTGTTGTAtcatttatcaaaaatggagaagaaattgttgGTTTTTGGAAGGATGACGGTGACCATGAGGACCTTCTAGATTGCCTTGATCGTTGCAAGGAGCAATATAACTGTTATAGAGATTTAATGATAAGCTGTTTAatgaaacagaaaaacTTAGGCACGAGATCATCCTAG
- the NSR1 gene encoding Nsr1p (Nucleolar protein that binds nuclear localization sequences~similar to YGR159C) encodes MAKTTKVKGNKKEAKASKQAKEEKAKAVSSSSSESSSSSSSESESESESESESSSSSSDSESSSSSSSDSESEAEKKKEESKDSSSSDSSSDEEEKEEETKKEESKESSSSDSSSSSSSDSESEKEDSNDKKRKSEDAEEEEEEESSNKKQKNEETEEPATIFVGRLSWSIDDEWLKKEFEHIGGVISARVIYERGTDRSRGYGYVDFENKSYAEKAIQEMQGKEIDGRPINCDMSTSKPAGNNNNDRAKKFGDTPSEPSDTLFLGNLSFNADRDAIFELFAKQGEVVSVRIPTHPETEQPKGFGYVQFSNIEDAKKALEALQGEYIDNRPVRLDFSSPRPNNDGGRGGSRGFGGRGGGRGGNRGFGGRGGARGGRGGFRPSGSGANTAPLGRSRNTASFAGSKKTFD; translated from the coding sequence ATGGCTAAGACTACTAAAGTAAAAGGTAACAAGAAGGAAGCTAAGGCTTCCAAGCaagccaaagaagaaaaagctaaGGCTgtctcttcctcttcctccgaatcatcatcttcatcttcatctgaaTCCGAGTCTGAATCCGAGTCTGAGTCCGAatcctcatcttcatcctctgACTCTGAatcctcatcttcatcctcttctGACAGCGAAAGtgaagctgaaaaaaagaaggaggAATCCAAggattcttcatcttctgactcttcttctgacgaagaagaaaaagaagaagaaaccaagaaggaagaatCTAAAGAATCTTCTAGTTCCGattcatcttcctcttcatcttctgatAGCGAGAGCGAAAAGGAAGATTCTAACGACAAGAAGCGTAAATCTGAAGACGctgaggaagaagaagaagaagagtcttccaacaagaaacaaaagaatgaagaaaccGAAGAACCTGCTACTATTTTTGTTGGTAGACTATCGTGGTCCATTGATGACGAATGGTTGAAGAAGGAATTCGAACACATTGGTGGTGTCATTAGTGCCAGAGTTATCTATGAAAGAGGTACCGATAGATCTCGTGGTTATGGTTAcgttgattttgaaaataaatctTACGCTGAAAAGGCCATTCAAGAAATGCAAGGTAAGGAAATTGATGGTAGACCAATCAACTGTGACATGTCCACAAGCAAGCCAGCTggtaacaacaacaacgaTCGTGCCAAAAAATTCGGTGACACTCCATCTGAGCCATCTGACACTTTGTTCTTGGGTAACTTATCTTTCAATGCTGACAGAGACGCTATTTTCGAATTGTTCGCTAAGCAAGGTGAAGTTGTTTCCGTTCGTATTCCAACACACCCAGAAACCGAACAACCAAAGGGTTTCGGTTACGTTCAATTCTCCAACATTGAGGACGCCAAGAAGGCTCTCGAAGCTTTGCAAGGTGAATACATCGACAACAGACCAGTTAGATTAGACTTCTCCTCTCCAAGACCAAACAACGATGGTGGTCGTGGCGGTAGCCGTGGCTTTGGTGGTCGTGGAGGTGGTCGTGGCGGTAACCGTGGATTCGGTGGCCGTGGTGGCGCTCGTGGTGGCCGTGGCGGTTTCAGACCATCTGGTTCTGGTGCTAATACTGCTCCATTGGGCAGATCAAGAAACACCGCTTCTTTCGCTggttcaaagaaaacatttGATTAA
- the RTS3 gene encoding Rts3p (component of the protein phosphatase type 2A complex~similar to YGR161C), whose protein sequence is MIATSRTANMNKESKHKKAVAKPSRERQTSVTRAMRPAVARDPRRLSTSSSPSSSPISAQRRLSREEIINEMEKEQDAIVVRLLREIETLKEENSRLKNQLHHPVPARKSSPFFESESAILDDDDCNYGYTLDTPTLKLTDGASRRAVLPLTPKDSMSHISHSARRSSRNASISNGTSISDTIFPIETKIHSAPTANRNLSSADLPHHTLLPRSLSGISSSDLTESGTLLHDRRRRSSNYSLDGSNSLKADLMAKRFQTGSLK, encoded by the coding sequence ATGATCGCTACTTCCAGAACCGCAAACATGAACAAAGAATCAAAGCACAAGAAGGCTGTGGCTAAACCATCTAGAGAGAGACAAACTTCAGTTACAAGGGCCATGAGGCCGGCTGTAGCACGTGATCCTCGCAGGCTTTCGACGTCGTCGTCTCcctcttcttcaccaaTATCAGCACAGAGAAGGCTTTCGAgggaagaaataataaacgAAATGGAAAAGGAGCAAGACGCTATTGTAGTAAGACTTCTACGGGAAATTGaaactttgaaagaagaaaactcTAGGTTAAAAAACCAACTGCACCACCCAGTTCCAGCAAGAAAATCGTCTCCCTTTTTCGAAAGCGAGTCAGCGATCCTTGACGATGATGACTGCAATTATGGATACACACTGGACACTCCGACGCTAAAGCTCACAGATGGTGCATCCAGACGTGCCGTGCTTCCTTTAACTCCCAAAGACTCCATGTCCCATATTTCTCATTCCGCCAGAAGATCGAGCCGGAATGCTTCCATATCTAACGGGACAAGCATTTCAGACACGATTTTTCCCATCGAGACTAAAATCCACTCAGCACCAACAGCAAACAGAAACCTTTCCTCCGCAGATCTTCCACATCACACTCTTCTTCCACGTTCTCTAAGCGGCATTTCATCCAGCGATTTAACTGAGTCGGGTACTCTTCTTCATGATAGAAGAAGGCGTTCTTCCAATTACAGCCTCGATGGCTCAAACTCTCTGAAAGCTGATCTCATGGCAAAAAGATTCCAAACCGGTTCATTGAAATAA
- a CDS encoding uncharacterized protein (similar to YGR161W), whose product MSGYFNHLSSSAHFTNIQADQGLISDASGTSGDHGSSSMIDFALQLEELSLEEKIVKEFTLFQSKNMDLLQETATASPNTNHSLRQSQIQGW is encoded by the coding sequence ATGTCTGGATACTTCAACCATCTCTCTTCAAGCGCTCATTTCACAAATATTCAAGCAGATCAGGGCCTCATAAGTGACGCTAGTGGTACAAGCGGTGATCATGGCAGTAGCAGTATGATTGATTTCGCTCTACAACTTGAAGAACTGAGCctggaagagaaaatagTTAAGGAGTTCACCCTATTCCAGAGCAAGAACATGGACTTATTGCAAGAGACGGCGACGGCGAGTCCGAATACTAATCACTCCTTAAGACAGAGCCAAATTCAAGGTTGGTAA
- the GTR2 gene encoding Gtr2p (GTP binding protein~similar to YGR163W), producing MSLEATDSKAMVLLMGVRRCGKSSICKVVFHNMQPLDTLYLESTSNPSLEHFSTLIDLAVMELPGQLNYFEPSYDSERLFKSVGALVYVIDSQDEYINAITNLAMIIEYAYKVNPSINIEVLIHKVDGLSEDFKVDAQRDIMQRTGEELLELGLDGVQVSFYLTSIFDHSIYEAFSRIVQKLIPELSFLENMLDNLIQHSKIEKAFLFDVNSKIYVSTDSNPVDIQMYEVCSEFIDVTIDLFDLYKAPVLRNSQKSSDKDNAINPRNELQNVSQLANGVIIYLRQMIRGLALVAIIRPNGTDMESCLTVADYNIDIFKKGLEDIWANARANQAKNSIEDDM from the coding sequence ATGAGTTTAGAGGCCACAGATTCCAAGGCCATGGTTTTGTTGATGGGTGTAAGAAGGTGTGGAAAATCATCCATCTGTAAAGTGGTTTTTCATAATATGCAGCCTTTGGATACATTGTATCTAGAGTCAACCTCAAATCCTTCTCTGGAGCATTTTTCCACCCTTATCGATCTGGCAGTCATGGAGCTTCCCGGGCAGCTAAATTACTTTGAACCAAGTTATGATTCTGAAAGATTATTTAAGAGCGTTGGGGCATTAGTATATGTCATTGATTCCCAAGATGAATATATCAATGCGATCACAAATCTGGCGATGATTATTGAGTATGCATACAAGGTAAACCCTTCCATTAATATAGAGGTTTTGATTCACAAGGTTGATGGCCTTAGCGAAGATTTTAAAGTGGATGCTCAGCGTGATATAATGCAACGGACAGGTGAAGAGTTGCTTGAACTGGGGCTGGATGGTGTTcaggtttctttttacttaaCCTCGATTTTTGATCACTCAATATATGAGGCATTCTCAAGGATTGTGCAAAAGCTAATACCGGAATTGTCTTTTCTGGAGAATATGCTAGATAACTTGATTCagcattcaaaaattgaaaaagccTTCTTATTCGATGTTAATTCCAAAATATATGTTTCCACAGATTCGAACCCTGTCGATATACAAATGTATGAAGTATGCTCCGAGTTTATAGACGTGACGATTGATTTATTCGATTTATATAAAGCACCTGTGCTACGGAATAGCCAAAAGAGCTCAGACAAGGATAATGCGATAAATCCTCGCAATGAGCTACAGAATGTATCACAACTAGCCAATGGTGtgattatttatttgagaCAGATGATTAGAGGGTTAGCGTTGGTTGCAATCATAAGACCTAATGGCACAGATATGGAAAGCTGTTTAACGGTCGCAGATTAtaatattgatattttcaagaagGGATTGGAGGATATTTGGGCGAATGCAAGAGCTAATCAAGCCAAAAATAGTATTGAGGATGATATGTGA